From a single Enterobacteriaceae endosymbiont of Donacia bicoloricornis genomic region:
- the rplY gene encoding 50S ribosomal protein L25, producing the protein MNNIKFLKRTEIGKKFSRRLRINNQFPAIIYGKKKKEIPVIINNTDIINIDLKKFLKKKIQLIDEKKKTYKVKILDIQYHPYKNSKIIHIDFLFI; encoded by the coding sequence ATGAATAATATAAAATTTTTAAAAAGAACAGAAATAGGGAAAAAATTTAGCAGAAGATTAAGAATTAATAATCAATTTCCAGCTATTATTTACGGTAAAAAAAAAAAAGAAATACCTGTTATTATAAATAATACAGACATAATTAATATTGATTTAAAAAAATTTTTAAAAAAAAAAATTCAATTAATAGATGAAAAAAAAAAAACATATAAAGTAAAAATTTTAGATATTCAATATCATCCTTACAAAAATAGTAAAATAATTCATATAGATTTTTTATTTATATAA
- the pfkA gene encoding 6-phosphofructokinase: MIQKIGVLTSGGDAPGMNAAIRGVVRTALGYNIEVFGIYNGYLGLYNNHIIKLNRYSVSDIINKGGTFLGSARFIQFKNKKIRSIAINNMKKNGIDALVVIGGDGTYMGAKLLTEIGFPCIGIPGTIDNDVVGTDFSIGYYTALETIVQAIDKLRDTSTSHQRISIVEIMGRRCGDLTLAAAIAGGCEFIVLPEINYNQEDLVKEIKIGIKKGKKHAIVLITELICDINKLAIFIQNKIKRETRTTVLGYLQRGGTPVAYDRILGSRMGSFAVELLYKGYGGRCIGIQNNKMVHHDIIDAILNMKKIFKKDLLDTAKKLF; this comes from the coding sequence ATGATTCAAAAAATTGGTGTTCTTACAAGTGGAGGAGATGCTCCAGGAATGAATGCTGCTATTAGGGGGGTAGTTAGAACAGCATTAGGATATAATATCGAAGTTTTTGGAATATATAATGGTTATTTAGGATTATATAATAATCATATTATTAAATTAAACAGATATAGTGTTTCTGATATTATAAATAAAGGAGGTACTTTTTTAGGATCTGCTCGTTTTATTCAATTTAAGAATAAAAAAATACGTTCTATTGCTATAAATAATATGAAAAAAAATGGTATTGATGCCTTAGTTGTAATAGGAGGAGATGGAACTTATATGGGAGCTAAATTATTAACAGAAATTGGATTTCCATGTATAGGCATACCAGGAACAATTGATAATGATGTTGTAGGTACTGATTTTAGTATAGGATACTATACTGCACTTGAAACTATTGTTCAAGCTATTGATAAATTAAGAGATACATCTACTTCCCATCAGAGAATATCTATTGTTGAAATTATGGGTAGACGTTGTGGAGATTTAACTTTAGCAGCAGCGATTGCTGGAGGTTGTGAGTTTATTGTCTTACCAGAAATTAATTATAATCAAGAAGATTTAGTAAAAGAAATAAAAATAGGTATAAAAAAAGGGAAAAAACATGCAATAGTATTGATTACAGAATTGATTTGTGATATTAATAAACTAGCAATTTTCATACAAAATAAAATTAAACGTGAAACTAGAACTACAGTTTTAGGATATCTCCAAAGAGGAGGAACTCCTGTCGCATATGATCGTATATTAGGTTCTCGCATGGGATCATTTGCAGTAGAATTACTATACAAAGGATATGGAGGAAGATGTATAGGTATCCAGAATAATAAAATGGTTCATCATGATATTATTGATGCTATTTTAAATATGAAAAAAATATTTAAAAAAGATTTATTAGATACTGCAAAAAAATTATTTTAA
- the dapB gene encoding 4-hydroxy-tetrahydrodipicolinate reductase codes for MQNNKIRLAIAGINGRMGQNILKILNTNKVNNILLNGVTEHKLSIKNKNKILYKSNFLKIKPNLIDIKDKFEILIDFTNPLTTLENINFCKKYKKKIVIGTTGFTEKQKLIINKISKNIAIVLSSNFSQGINYLLKIIENFTKILCKNKEINNLDIDIIEKHHKKKKDLPSGTALSLKDTITNICEKINIFKKITCHSIRAADLYGEHNILFSFIGEQIELTHKASNRISFAKGAINAAIWLHNKEIGIYNMHDVLGI; via the coding sequence ATGCAAAATAATAAAATTCGTTTAGCAATAGCAGGTATTAATGGACGTATGGGACAAAATATTTTAAAAATATTAAATACAAATAAAGTAAATAATATTTTATTAAATGGAGTTACAGAACATAAATTGTCTATAAAAAATAAAAATAAAATCCTATATAAATCAAATTTTTTAAAAATTAAACCTAATTTAATTGATATTAAAGATAAATTTGAAATTTTAATAGATTTTACAAATCCATTAACAACATTAGAAAATATTAATTTTTGTAAAAAATATAAAAAAAAAATTGTTATTGGAACTACAGGTTTTACTGAAAAACAAAAATTAATAATAAACAAAATATCAAAAAATATAGCTATTGTTTTATCTTCTAATTTTAGTCAAGGTATAAATTATTTATTAAAAATAATAGAAAATTTTACTAAAATTTTATGTAAAAATAAAGAAATAAATAATTTAGATATAGATATAATCGAAAAACATCATAAAAAAAAAAAAGATCTCCCATCAGGGACAGCATTATCTTTAAAAGATACTATTACTAATATTTGTGAAAAAATTAATATTTTTAAAAAAATAACATGTCATTCTATTAGAGCAGCTGATTTATATGGAGAACATAATATTTTATTTTCTTTTATTGGCGAACAAATAGAATTAACTCATAAAGCATCAAATAGAATTTCTTTTGCAAAAGGTGCAATTAATGCTGCTATTTGGCTCCATAATAAAGAAATAGGAATATATAATATGCATGATGTGTTAGGAATATAA
- a CDS encoding cation diffusion facilitator family transporter — protein sequence MNNISKKKKHEYSNLITKATNLAILLSLILLILKLLAWWQTKSISMLAACVDSLVDIMSSSTNLLIIYYSLQPADLEHTFGHGKAESLSALTQSIFICITAIFLFLNSLKYISHPTKLHYPIIGILVIIISFFLTLILVIFQKKVIAKTNSQATHADMIHYESDILINSAILIALILNFFNIKQADSFIALIISIFIFYNAFKVGYKAIQSLLDRALPEHEKKIIIDIITSWPKVKGAHQLKTRQSGPTRFIQLHLVLEDNLPLLESHSIAKKIENALNKKFPYSDIIIHQDPYSIVSEKYKGFFKN from the coding sequence ATGAATAATATATCTAAAAAAAAAAAACATGAATATAGTAATTTAATCACCAAAGCTACAAATTTAGCAATTTTATTATCTTTAATATTATTAATATTAAAATTATTAGCTTGGTGGCAAACTAAATCTATTAGTATGTTAGCTGCTTGTGTAGATTCTTTAGTAGATATTATGTCTTCTTCAACTAATTTATTAATTATATATTATTCATTACAACCTGCTGATTTAGAACATACTTTTGGTCATGGTAAAGCTGAATCATTATCTGCTTTAACACAAAGTATATTTATTTGTATAACAGCAATATTTTTATTTTTAAATAGTTTAAAATATATATCTCATCCTACAAAATTACACTATCCAATTATTGGAATATTAGTTATAATAATTTCATTTTTTTTAACTTTAATATTAGTTATTTTTCAAAAAAAGGTAATTGCTAAAACAAATAGTCAAGCTACTCATGCTGATATGATTCATTATGAATCTGATATTTTAATTAATAGCGCCATTCTAATTGCTTTAATTTTAAATTTTTTTAATATAAAACAGGCAGATTCATTTATCGCACTAATTATAAGTATATTTATTTTTTATAATGCTTTTAAAGTAGGTTATAAAGCCATACAATCTCTATTAGATAGAGCTTTACCAGAACATGAAAAAAAAATTATAATAGATATAATTACTTCTTGGCCAAAAGTAAAAGGAGCTCACCAATTAAAAACAAGACAATCTGGACCCACTCGTTTTATACAACTTCATTTAGTATTAGAAGATAATTTACCCTTATTAGAATCACATTCAATTGCAAAAAAAATAGAAAATGCTTTAAATAAAAAATTTCCTTATTCAGATATAATTATACATCAAGATCCATACTCTATTGTTTCTGAAAAATATAAAGGTTTTTTTAAGAATTAA